Genomic window (Desulforapulum autotrophicum HRM2):
TGACCGATGGTCTTGTGGAGAAGGTAGACAACCACCTGTCCATGGGTTTTGAGTCCATCAACCGAGCCCCATACCTTGATGATCCAGTTAAGGGCCTGCTGGGGAGGGGTGATGTTATCCCCACTTGATGCAAACACAAGAACTGGATCTTCAATGTTTTTAAGATCGATCCGTGTTCGTTCATCCAGTTCCAGCAGTCCCTGTTCAAGCCGGTTGCCCACAAAGAGGTTGGACACGATAAAGTGGATCTCCTCGGCAGTCATATAGTAATAACCGTTCCACCATCGTTCGAATTCAAGGTAGCGGTGCTCTTCTGTGTCGATTCTGGCATAGACATTGTACTGCTTTGTCCACAGGGAGTTGGCCGGATTCAGGTCTTCAAATCCTGCCACAAGGTTTGCCCCGTCAAATTTTCCATTCCCGAGATCGCTGAAAAGTGACGTCATCCAGGTGCCGCCGGTGAGTCCTCCCTTGTAGCGCATGGGGTTTTTCCCTTCAACGCCCGCCCAATAGGAGAGGGGAGAACCGTTGAAAACAAGGGGACCTGTGAGGTCCGGCCGATCGGCCCCGATAAGGGCTGCGGCCCATCCGCCCTGGCAGTTGCCGATCAGGGCCGGTTTTTCCGCATCCGGGTGAAGCCGGTTGATTTCCTGGAGGAATCTGACCTGGGTACGCTGGACATCGGCCAGGGTTTGACCCGGCTCAGGCTCGGGGAAAAAAAGGATGAAATAGACGGGATGGCCCAGGGTCAGGGCGATACCGATCTCCGAGTCTCGCTTAGAGCCGCCGATGCCGGGCCCGTGACCAGCCCTGGGATCCAGGATGACAATGGGACGGCGTATGGAGGTGGAGGTCCGGGTTTCTTGGTCAACTTGAACAGCCCTTCGTTCTTTGTCATCGTTTGCCTTGAAAACAGGCTGGTGTCTGCGGTTGATGATCCTGGCAAGGGTGAAATTGACGGGCTTTTCAAAATTGCGTCCATCCATGACGATTTTATAGTCAAAGGTAAGGACCGGCGGGTTGCCCTGTGCCAGGTGCTCGTTGTAGATGTTTCCCCTTTTTCTCAAGGTGTCCATGAACAGGACCCCTCGCTGCCAGGCATCGTCAACGTATTCCCACAGATCTTTGAAAAAGGCTGATCCCGGATATTCCATAACGGGGTGCTGTTCCATCTTTTACTCCTGTGCTGCTCCTGTATGAAAAGCCTGATTCAACGTCAAGAACAAGGTGTCGAAGGTTTGGGTTCAGCAGGGCGGGGAGTCCACTATCATGAGTCCCACATAGTAATGACGGTTTGAATTGCCTTTCGGGGTTTTTGTGATGTGTCTGATCCGGGTACTGAGTTTTACGGCCGGGTCTGATTTGTCCCTGGGGCAGTACTTTATCTCCAGGACGTCCCCCAGGTGGAGGTGGTTCATTATCTCAGAGTTCTCCTGGACCAGAACACACAAGCCCGCTTCCGAGCGGTCCCTGAGTTTAAACTGATAGCTGTAGGGCAGGTCCGTGATGAAAAGTTCAACGCTGTGAAATTTGTCAAGGTATTGGCGCGGGGCGTATCTCTTATCTGTTTGGTTTCCACGGTTTGCGTGTTCGGTCATCAAAATTTGGCTGAGAAGCACCAACTCCTTTGGCTCTGGTTTATGGCAAGGGCAGACAAATATCCCTTTGATTTGGTATATAAAAAACAGTGCGGTGTCAATGCAAAAGAACAGGGCTTTTTCTTTTCCACCCATTGTGGTAAAAGGCAGATCAAACAATGGTTAATCCCAGGGAGGAACAATGGAAAGAGCGGATGAACGTCTGGAGCGGTTGAGCCGGCTTTACGCCCTCTATGACCGGTTCATGGGCCCCAAAGAATTTTTCTGTCACAGGGGTTGTTCTACCTGCTGCACCTGCAATGTAACCCTCACAACCCTTGAAGTCGATTATATCCGGTGCCACCTGGGGCCGGAAGGGACAGAGGCCATTGTGGAGCGGGTCAGAAATAATTTTTCCAGAAAACGGTTCCAGCCGAAAATAACCCTGAACGGTTTTGCCAGGGCCTGTATGGCGGGCCGTCAGGTCCCGGACGAGGAAAATGATCCCCGATGGGGTACTTGCCCTTTATTGTTGGACCAGGTGTGCACCATCTATCCAGTAAGGCCCTTTGGATGCAGAATCCTTGTTTCCACGGACGACTGTTCCCATACCGGGGTGGCCACCCTTTCTGAATTTACCCTTACCGTCAACAATGTTTTCATGCAGTACATTGAACATATGGATTGCTGCGGTGTGTATGGAAATCTTTCCGACATGTTTCTTGCGTTGTCCGGAGACGAGACGGAGGGCCTTTCTGTCACCATCAAGAACCAGGAGGCAAAGGGGTTCATGGTACCCCCTGAGCACAGGCAAAGAATTCGTCCCTTGCTCGAGGAGATGACACGGATTTAGACCTGGAGGAGTGCAGGTCCTGCTTAAAATGTGACAGGACTTTTGATGTCGGCAAATATTGCCTAGTGCCTTATTTTTACAGCCTTTTTCGGGGGGGCGATCTTGATCAGGCCCGGCATGACCCTGTTTCTACCGCTCAACTTTGACTTATAGAGCATTTCGTCTGCATCCTTGACCAGCCTTGAACTGTCCGCATGTGGATGAAGTTCAGCAATGCCGAAGCTTGCTGTCACTTTTATATTTCCGCTGTCTGTTTTGATCTCTTTTGATTGGATTTTCAGCCTGAGTCTGTCGGCAAGTTCAATGGCTTTGTGCTTTGCTGTTTCCGGCAGGATTGCAATAAATTCCTCTCCGCCATAGCGGGCAAGGGTGTCGCCCCGCCTTATGTTGTCAGCTACCAGGCGGGAAATCTCTTTTAATACCTCGTCTCCAGCGGGGTGGCCATGGGTATCGTTGACTCTCTTGAAGTGGTCAATATCAAACATGAAGATACTCAGGGGTTTTTTGTGGCGGGTTGCATCACTGACGCTTCGCTGGATCTGGTTTTGAAATTCGCGTCTATTGTAACATCCTGTAAGAGGATCAAGGCTTGCGGCATCGGTGAGCCTTGCAATGTTCATCTGGCGTGAGATGGCAATGCCTGTACTTTTGAGGATGATATTGACGATCTCGTCGTGGTAGTTGAGCAGGGTTTGATTGGGAAGCATGTAGATCTTCGCCCGGCAGTTCTCCTCGATCAAATCATAGGAGGTAAGATTTTTGAGGCTGCATTCTGACTCCTTATCGTCCGGGTGAAACGTATGGTTCAGGTAATTGATGTTTGAGTTGTCAGTGATGTCAAAATCGTTGATGATCACTGATTCAAGGGACTTCTTGTACATTCTGGGGTCGAGCCATACGTCAATTCCCCTGTCTGTTCTAATAACAAAGGCAAACAGCCTGTAGTTCAAGATGTCTTTGAAGCACAGGGATACTTCAGATATGATTTCTCTGGGATTTTGTTTTTGGTTCAAGGTCACAATATACTGGGTTAAACGCCTGTGGTCGGATTGTCTGCCCGCTGCACTGAAAAGCGTTGAAAAAACCGCTGAAACCTTGTTGGAAAGCCTGTTTAGAGAACCTTTCATCTTAAATCCTTTCAAAGAGAGTGAACATTGAAAGGATAAGAAGGCAATAACAATGCCAAAGGGGTTTTAATTTTGTTTATATCAATTAAATCAGTTTGTTATCGTTTGTCGGGTGTGTCTATGGGCCGGGTAGACTGGGTAAAAGTTGCCGGACCCGTGACAGGTTTATGACGCTGCTATAAATTGCCCTTAAGTCCAATGGCCTCGGCAACCGCCTGCATGCCAAGGATGGTCTCTGAGATCAGTTCGCCCCTGTCCATCTGGAGCATTTCAGCACCCTTTTGGATTACTGACCTGTCAACGCCTGCGGCAAAGCTTTTGTCCTTCCATTTTTTAGTGACTGATTTGGCCTTGAGGTCAAGAACGCTTCTTGACGGTCTCACAAGGCAGGTGCTTGTAATAAGCCCCGTCAATTCATCAACGGCATAGAGGGTCTTTTCAAGTAGGGATTCAGGTTTTACATCCGAGCACAACCCCCAGCCATGGCTCTCAATCGCCCTGATATATGCTTCCGGCCAGTTGCGGGCCATGAGAATCTCCCTTGTTTTTTTGCAGTGCTGGTCCGGGTAGCGTTCGTAATCAAGATCGTGAACCAAGCCAATGATCTGCCATTTTTCCCTGTCTTTGCCGAATTTGTCTGCAAAATGGCCCATGACGCCTTCCACGGCAAGTCCATGGCGAATGAGGCTGTCGGATGTGTTGAATTCCTTTAAAAGATCAAAGGCCTCTTTCCTTGTCGGCAGTGCTGTTTCCATTGAAACTCCTTGAGTTTTTAACTGGTTTGTGCAATTAGAATTCCATATCGATAATTGGCACCTGTGTCAAATTTATTTGTATAAAAATCTACAATGATGTGTATAGAACGACGGAACGGGGTTGGAAGAGATCCTGGCGAATCGTTGATATGGGACAAGCAATAAAGGACGAGCAGAACAATGGATATAATAAAGACAACAGGGCAGATGCAGCAGTGGTCTGAACGGGTTCGTAAGCAGGGCAAAACCATCTGTCTGGTTCCCACCATGGGATATTTTCACGATGGACATTTAAGTCTGATGGATGCGGGTAGAACCCAGGCGGACCACCTTGTGGTCAGCCTTTTTGTCAACCCGATTCAGTTTGGTGCCAACGAGGATCTTGATGCCTATCCAACGGATCATGACAGGGATTTTAAACTGGCCGAGTTAAAGGGGGCTGCCGTTGTCTTTGCCCCTGGACCTGAAGAACTTTATCCCCCGGGCTTTCAGACCGCTGTGACCCTCAGCCAACTTCCCCTGCACCTTTGCGGCCTCAGTCGGCCGGTTCATTTCCAGGGGGTTGCAACCGTCGTTACCAAACTCTTTAACATCGTTGGACCGGATGTTGCCGTTTTTGGGTCCAAGGATTTTCAGCAACTCCAGGTGATTCGTCGGCTGGTCAAGGATCTTAACTTTAATATCAGGATCATGGGGTGTCCCATTGTAAGGGAGGCTGACGGCCTTGCCATGAGTTCAAGAAATCTTTATCTTTCCGCGGATGAACGAAATTCTGCCCTGAGTCTTTCTTGTTCCCTTGCCCTTGCAGCGGAGATGGTACAGGCTGGTGAAACCCGATGTCGACCCATAATTGCAGCGGTTGAAAAATTTATACTGGGCCATCAGGGGACCCAGGTTGATTATGTCTGCCTGTGTGATCCTTTGACCCTTGAGGCGGTAGATACCATTACATCGCCTGTACTTCTGGCTCTGGCCGTTCAGGTTGGCACCACACGGCTGATTGACAATCAGGTTATTGATCCAGAACAATAACCACCTGGCACTTGCGCATGAAAAGATGCCGCTCGGCTGTTCGTTCAATGGTGACGGCATCTGATCTGGATATGACGATGGTGTGGTTCGTTTCGCCCCCTTTTCTCAGGCCGCGAATGACAAGGGGGTTGGAACCCGTTCGTCGGCTGTTCATTACAGGGTCAAGAGTGCAGGAAAACCGGCACACACCTGCCTGAACCGCATATTCCCTGCTGATGAACCTGGCACTGTAAATTTCCTCTCCCTGTTCACTGACAACGGAAGGGGTGATTGTCGGTTTGAAATCTATTCCCCTGGCATCCAGGATCAGGCCCGTGTAGGGTTCGTGCCTGACCCTGGCCCCACGATGATACTTATCCTTCTGGGGGATGATTTTCAGGCCAATGATCTCCTGAATGTCTTCGGGCAGTACGAGCTGGAGAAATCCGCCAAAAATCGTGGTTTCAATGGTCACGGCCATGGCCCGGTCCGAGGTGTAGTGCTGGTGAGTCAATGTGGCATCCATGGCCTGCTTTTCAATGCCTGCAATGATTGGATCACCGGGCAAGAAATTGTCCCTGTCTGACGTATCAAAGGCGATTTCCATGAGTATATGAATCAGGTTCTGCCGGGCATCAAGGGTTGCCTGTATGAGGATGGCGTCCGGAGAATCGTTCAAGGGATTTTCAGAGGGAGCAGCCTTGCCCGTTGCTTGAACTGTGCCCGTGGTCCAGTTGATACTGCCGTTTTTATGGACCGTTATGCAGTCGTTTTCCTCAATTGCCCAGACCGCTGCCGAGAGAGTAAAAATAAAGAGCATGAGAAAAAACGATGTTCTAGCATAGTGTGTATGTGTCATGGGTATGGGTGTCCATGTGGTTAAAAACGTGGTCAAGGGCCGTTGAAAGATCCGGACATTGGGGCATGGTTGAGGCTATTTTTTCGATATAATGCCTGTCTTTTACCCTATCAATAGTTGGTGTAAAATTGAGGTCAAAGACCCAGGAGATCTGCATCAACTTGAAATCGTTGAGCTGCTTAACTGCCGCGCTTCTTACAAAGCGTCTCTGGAACAGGGCCTGGAACGCCTCAGGTGAGTATCCGCCCCTGTCTTCAAGTCCGAGTTCGATGAATTTATCGGTCTTTTTTCCATGGTTCAGGTAGTGGTCTATGACTACCTGCCAGATGTCGAGCTTGTCCGCATCCCTTATTAACCCCATGAAAAAAAGAGTCCTTTTATCCCTGTCCCCGGGAAGGTCGGCTGCATTGTGGAACCTTACGGCATCAATGATGAGTTCCCTTTCTTCAGGCGTGAGGGGATCAAGGAGTCTCAGGGCTTCAATAACCTCAACACCCAGGGCCGCATGGTTTGCTGATACAGCGTCAAGAAAGGTGTTGTAGCGTTTGAACTGCTCGAATCGCCCAATGTCGTGGAGCAGGGCAATGGCCTGGGCAAGGATAAGATCGGGTCCGGACAGTCCGAGTGCCTCGCCAATGTCGACGATCTCCCTGCATACCCTCAGGGTGTGGTTTCGTTTGAGAACATGGGGGCCATCATCCACACCCGGATCGATAAAGGTGGCTGCATAGTCGGAAAATTGCTGTTTAAGGGTGTCAAGGGCTTGGGTTTTCATCTGTCACCTAATGCTGGGGTTGATCGTGGATAAAGGTGGTTTCAATAAAAAGGGCAACGGCTTCGGCATCGTTGATGTCAAAGGTCGGCACAGGGGGCCTGAGGCTTGCGTCGGTGATAAAGGCCACAAGGTTGGGATCTTCTATGAAAAGAGGGTTCTCATGGCCGCCAGCCGTTCTGAAGATCTCTATTTTCGGGATTCGTTCGTGTTTGAACCCCTCCACAATGATAAGATCCATGTCTGAAAGATAGTGAACGACATCCTTGAGGGAGGGGGCTTCTATGTCCTTGACAAGGGCAATGGCCTTGTCGGACACCACCAGGGTGGAAGCGGCCCCGGCCTTTTTATGGCGCCAGGAGTCCTTGCCTGTTTTGTCCATGTCAAACCCCCTGTGGGCATGTTTGACAACGCCTATTTTGTGGCCTCGGCTTTTGAGTATGGGGATTATTTTTTCAAGCAGGGTGGTCTTGCCTGATCTTGATTTTCCTACGATTGCAATTGTTAGGGGTCTCATTCTGGGTTCCTGTTTATATTTAATCTTTACTAATAGTTTTCATGGGCGATAAAGTCAAGACACAACACCATGGCATGGTGATTTACGTTCAAGTATGATATGCAGGCTAAACAACAATAGGATTTTTATAAATGGATATGAAGAGAAAAACAAACATTGTTCTTATCGGCATGCCAGCCGCGGGTAAAAGCACCATTGGGGTCCTTCTGGCAAAAAAGTTGGGGCTTTCATTCATGGACACCGACCTTGTGATCCAGGCTCGGGAGAAAAAACTTTTGCCTGAAATTATTGCACAGAGGGGCATTGACCGCTTTCTGGAGCTGGAAGAGCGCTGCCTTTGCTCGCTTGGGGTGACTGACTCAGTCATTGCAACGGGGGGCAGTGCAGTCTATTCGGGCCAGGCCATGGCGGCCCTTGGAGGAACCGGTGTCCTTGTTTACCTTGAAACTGGGCTTGATGCATTGGAAACACGCCTTTCCTCCCTGGATTCAAGGGGTGTGGTTCGATCCAGGGGTCAGAGCGTTGCCGATCTCTACCGTGAAAGAATACCGCTTTATCAAAAATATGCCGACGTCACTGTCCCCTGCGGTTCCATGACGCCGGATCAGGTGCTGTCTACCCTGATGAACATCAAACAAATTGTCAAAGGTTAAGGAGGAGGAGAATGGGTGATCTGCTTTCAACAAAAGAGGTGGCAAAATTTCTCAATGTCAACGAGAAAATGGTGTACACCCTGATATCGGACAAGGGGCTTCCTGCCACCAAGGTGACGGGCAAGTGGCTGTTCCCCCTGGATCTTGTGAAGCAGTGGATCGAAGCCGGCACGGTGAATTATCCTGAACCCGCTACAAAGCTTCCTCCCTATCATGGTCTGGTGCTGATTGCCGGCAGCAATGATTTGCTCCTTGACAGGACTATCTCAACCTTTAACACCCGGTTTCCCGATCACATGGCCATGTTCGGATTTACAGGCAGCATGGGTGGCCTTCGGGCCCTTCGCCAGAATCTTTGCCACATTGCATCCAGCCATTTGATCTCAGGCGAAGGGGACGAGTATAACTTCCCCTACATCCTCAAGGAGATGGAGCGTATGCCTGCGGTGGTCAACTTCTGCATGCGCGAGCAGGGGATACTCGTGGGCAAGAACAACCCCCTTGACATCAAATCGGTTGAAGACCTGGCAAACAGTAAGGTTACCGTGGTGAACCGCATCCTTGGTACAGGCACCCGAACGCTTTTTGACCGGGAGTTGAAAAAGGCCGGGATCAAGCCCGAGGCAATCAAAGGGTATGACAATGTCCTTGCCAAGCATATGGATATCGGCCTTGCCATCCTTGAGGGAATCGCAGATGCCGGGCCGGGGATCCGGCCCGTGGCCAACCGGCTCGGTCTTGGGTTTATCCCCATCTGCTGGGAGCGGTTTGATCTTTTGATTACCAAGGAGCGGTTTTTTGACCAGGGGGTTCAGCTTTTTCTAGGTACTCTGAAAGAGCCGTTTTTCAAGGATTCCGCAGCAAACCTCGGGGGCTATGACCTTTCCATGTCCGGCCGTATGGTTTATTCTGAATAAATCTTTGGCACCCTTGCCGTGAGGGATGAAATCACCTCATAGTTGATGGTGCCGATGGTCTCAGCCATTTCATCGGCCGTGATACGTTGATTCGCCTGGGTGCCGAGGATAACCACCTCGTCCCCGGGCTTGACTCCGGGAATCTCTCCCACGTCAATGAGGGTTTGATCCATACAGACCCTTCCGGCGATGGGGGCTTTTCTACCCCGAACAATCATCTCTCCCCTGGACGAGAAAAGCCTGGAAAACCCGTCAGCATAACCGATGGGAACGGCTGCGATGACGGTCTCTTTTTCGGTTTCATAGGTCATGCCGTAGCTCACCTTGAACGATTTGGGAACTTTTTTAACCGAGGTGATAATGCTGTGGATCTCCATGGCAGGCCTGAGGTCCAGGGATCGGATGTCGACCTCTCCAGACGGGGCAAGCCCGTACATGGCGATTCCGGCCCTGACCATGTTGAAGTGGGCCTCTGGAAGATCGATGAGGGCGGCGCTGTTTGCAGAGTGTACCAGCGGGATTTCGATGCCCAGGTGTTTCAACCCTTCAATGAAGGCCATGAAGGTCTGGTGCTGGTACTCTGCATAGCCCTTGTCCAGGGTGTCTGCCGCAGCAAAGTGAGTGTAAATGCCCTCTATTTTAAGGCCGGGAAGGGCTGAGATGGTTAAAACTTCAGCAAGGGCACCTTTTTTTTCTGAAGATGGTCTTCTTGAATCGGGTAAAATTCCGAGTCTGCCCATGCCCGTGTCCACCTTGAGGTGAATTTTGATGTGGGTCCCTTTGGCCACTGCTCGTTCAGAGAGCATACAGGCTGTTTCAAGGTCAAACACCGTGGGGCTGACTTCAAGGGCAATGAGTGTGTCCACATCGCTTTCCGGGATATACCCAAATACAAGGATGGGGGCGTTGATGCCAGCGTTCCTGAGTTCAAGGGCCTCATGGAGCCTGGCAACACCCAGGTGGGTGACTCCGCTTTCAAGGGCTTTTTTCGCCACCCTTACAGCGCCGTGGCCATAGGCATCGGCCTTGACAACGGCCATAACGGCAGTGTGCGCCTTTGTCAGCGCCCTGAGGGTTTTTAGATTGTGGGCAATGGCATCAAGGTCAATCTGCCGCCATACCAGGCTGGCTGGGGGGTTTTCTGTCTTCATCTTTTTCTCTCAGTGTCGTATGGAACAATTGTTTACCCAGGGGGAGACCGTGGCTTTAAGGGCGAGCATTTCTTCGTTGGAGAAAAATCGGTCTTCCGGTTCAAAGAAAGAGGGGTTGAGCATGGCCACATTCCTTGAGCAGGGCTGGAGGAAATAGTGTTTGGCCCCCTTGATCATGGCGCCGATATCCTCCATTTTTTGCTGGTCTATCAGCGGTTTCACGCAGGTGGTCCTGAATTCATAGGCCGGGGCCTGGGCCATGATGATTTTGATGGCTGCTGAAACGGTTTTTACGTCAAACCGTCTGCCTGCGGCAAGGTAATACCCATCAAGGTTGCTCTTGATGTCCATGGCGATATAATCCACAAGCCCCTTTTCTAAAAGGCTTTTTATGATTTCAGGACGGCTGCCGTTGGTGTCAAGCTTTACACGGAAGCCAAGCGCCTTGATATCTCTGATAAATTGTGCAAGATCAGGCTGGAGGGTTGGTTCTCCGCCGGTGATCACAACACCATCAATGAGCCCCTGGCGCTTGTTAAGAAAGGCAAAAATTTCCTCTTTGCCAATGGGTTTAATTTCCCTGGACTTTGCCTGGTCGACAAGGTCTGGGTTGTGGCAATAGGGGCAGACAAAGTTGCAGCCGGTCGTAAATACCACCGACGCAACAAGGCCTGGAAAGTCTATCATGGAATTTTTCTGGAAACCGCCGATTTTCATGGACTAGGCTACCTTAAAGTTTTTGCGCATGCAAAATTCGGTCTGCTTACCGTTGTTCCACTGCTTGACGGGTCTGAGATAGCCGACAACCCGTGAGTATACTTCGGTTTCATCCCCGCATTGTTCACAGGTTGGATGTTCGCCTGAAATATAGCCATGGGAGGGGCAGACGCTGAAGGTAGGGGTGAGGGTGAAGTAGGGCAGGCGGTAGTTGCCCGAGACTTTTTTGACCATGGCTTTGACCACTTCGATGTCAGTCACCTCTTCACCCAGAAAAAGGTGGAGAACAGTTCCGCCGGTGTAGCGGGTCTGGAGTTCATCCTGAAGGTCCAAGGCTTCAAAAAGGTCGTCGGTGAAATTCACGGGCAGCTGGGTTGAGTTAGTGTAAAAGGGGTCTTTGCCCTGGCTGAACTCGTCCTCATTGGCGCAGATGATGTCCGGAAACATCTGTTTGTCCTTCATGGCAAACCGGTAGGTGGTTCCCTCGGCAGGGGTAGCTTCAAGATTGAAGATCTCCCCTGTTTCTGCCTGGAGTTCTTCGATGCGTGTCCTGATATGGTCCATTACCCGGATGGAAAAGGCCTGACCCTGTTTTGTGGCGATTCCCTGGCCCAGGAAGTTGATGCACGCTTCGTTCATGCCAAGGATGCCGATGGTGGAGAAATGGTTCTGCCAGTAACAGCCCGCGTTCTCCTTGATTTTTCTAAGGTAGAACTTGGAGTAGGGGTAGAGGTTGCCCTCTGTGAACCGTTCGAGCACCTTGCGTTTGATGGTCAGGGACTGGCCTGCAATTGAGATCAGGCGATCAATTCGGGTGAAAAAGTCGGTTTCCGTTTCTGCAATAAACCCGATCCGGGGCAGGTTCAGGGTGACAACGCCGATGGAGCCGGTCAGGGGGTTTGCCCCGAATAGTCCGCCTCCCCGTTTTTTGAGCTCACGGTTGTCCAGCCTCAGGCGGCAGCACATGGAGCGGGCATCGTCTGGACTCATGTCTGAGTTGACAAAGTTTGAAAAGTAGGGAATGCCATATTTTCCGGTCATTTTCCAGACATTCTCAAGGTTGGGGTTGTTCCAGTTGAAATCTTCAGTGATGTTGTAGGTGGGAATGGGAAAGGTAAAGACCCTGCCCTTGGCATCCCCATCCATCATCACCTCGGCAAAGGCGTTGTTGATGGTGTCCATCTCATCCTGGTACTCGGCATAGGTGGTTTCCTGGTATTTACCGCCGATGATAACCGGTGAATCCTTGAGAATCCCCGGCACCACAAGATCCATGGTGATGTTCGTAAACGGGGTCTGAAAACCCACCCGGGTGGGAATGTTGATGTTGAATACAAACTCCTGGAGGGCCTGCCTTACTTCTTTATAGCCAAGTTTGTCTGCCCGTACAAAGGGGGCCAGCAGGGTGTCGAAGTTGCTCATGGCCTGGGCCCCTGCTGCCTCGCCCTGGAGGGTGTAGAAGAAATTGACCATCTGGCCCAGGGCTGTCCTGAAATGTTTGGGGGGTGAGCTTTCCACCTTGCCGGCAACGCCCTTGAAGCCTTCCATGAGCAGATCCTGGAGATCCCAGCCCACGCAGTAGACCGATAAAAGGCTCAGGTCATGGATGTGGAGGTCACCGTTGTTGTGGGAATCCCTCACCTCGGGCGGATAGATTCGGTTGAGCCAGTATTCGGAAGTGATGTCCGATGAGATAAAGTTGTTCAGGCCCTGGAGGGAGTAACTCATGTTTGAATTTTCTTTGACCTTCCAGTCCATCCGTTGGATGTAGGAATCCATCAGCCCCACATTTTCTTCGATGGTGATTCTCCGGATCTGGTTGCGCTGCTCCCGGTAGATGATGTAGGCCTTGGCCGTCTTATAAAAGGGAGAATCCAAGAGGATTCGTTCCACGATGTCCTGGATCTCTTCAACTTCGGGGCATTTTCCCAGACGGAGATTCCTTGCAAGGGTTATCACTTTGAGGGTGAGCTTTTTTGCCTCTCTTTCATCAAATTCACCAGTTGCCTTTCCTGCCTTTGCAATGGCGTCAACGATTTTTGATGAATCAAATTGCGCAACCCTTCCGTCCCGTTTATTTATTGTTTCAAACATGAATAGCCCCTTGAAATTGGTATGTTTTTGTACTATTAAATATCGTATATTTTATGGGAAATGAAAAATGTCGTCCCCTTTAGGATTCCGGGACTTTACCCAATATAGGGGAGTGTGTCAAGTGATTAGTTCAATATATTGTGTCCTGGGCTGGAAAGTACCGGCAGTTGGGGCGGAGAAAATAAAGAGGGGTTGCCTGTGAAGCTTGACCAGAATTCCGTCTACAGAAGCGTCATCACCCCCTGGTATGATTCCAACGCCGCCTGTCGTGGAATGCTCGTTTTCCTGGGACTGGTTATCCTCTTTGCCGGGGTCGGCATCTGGGTTGCGTTGACGAACAGCGACTATGAAGCCTATGTCTGGTTTCCCGTCACCCTTGCAAGCCTGGCAGCATTTGTTATGGTT
Coding sequences:
- a CDS encoding anaerobic ribonucleoside-triphosphate reductase activating protein, encoding MKIGGFQKNSMIDFPGLVASVVFTTGCNFVCPYCHNPDLVDQAKSREIKPIGKEEIFAFLNKRQGLIDGVVITGGEPTLQPDLAQFIRDIKALGFRVKLDTNGSRPEIIKSLLEKGLVDYIAMDIKSNLDGYYLAAGRRFDVKTVSAAIKIIMAQAPAYEFRTTCVKPLIDQQKMEDIGAMIKGAKHYFLQPCSRNVAMLNPSFFEPEDRFFSNEEMLALKATVSPWVNNCSIRH
- the alr gene encoding alanine racemase, yielding MKTENPPASLVWRQIDLDAIAHNLKTLRALTKAHTAVMAVVKADAYGHGAVRVAKKALESGVTHLGVARLHEALELRNAGINAPILVFGYIPESDVDTLIALEVSPTVFDLETACMLSERAVAKGTHIKIHLKVDTGMGRLGILPDSRRPSSEKKGALAEVLTISALPGLKIEGIYTHFAAADTLDKGYAEYQHQTFMAFIEGLKHLGIEIPLVHSANSAALIDLPEAHFNMVRAGIAMYGLAPSGEVDIRSLDLRPAMEIHSIITSVKKVPKSFKVSYGMTYETEKETVIAAVPIGYADGFSRLFSSRGEMIVRGRKAPIAGRVCMDQTLIDVGEIPGVKPGDEVVILGTQANQRITADEMAETIGTINYEVISSLTARVPKIYSE
- a CDS encoding helix-turn-helix transcriptional regulator; amino-acid sequence: MGDLLSTKEVAKFLNVNEKMVYTLISDKGLPATKVTGKWLFPLDLVKQWIEAGTVNYPEPATKLPPYHGLVLIAGSNDLLLDRTISTFNTRFPDHMAMFGFTGSMGGLRALRQNLCHIASSHLISGEGDEYNFPYILKEMERMPAVVNFCMREQGILVGKNNPLDIKSVEDLANSKVTVVNRILGTGTRTLFDRELKKAGIKPEAIKGYDNVLAKHMDIGLAILEGIADAGPGIRPVANRLGLGFIPICWERFDLLITKERFFDQGVQLFLGTLKEPFFKDSAANLGGYDLSMSGRMVYSE
- a CDS encoding ribonucleoside triphosphate reductase, with protein sequence MFETINKRDGRVAQFDSSKIVDAIAKAGKATGEFDEREAKKLTLKVITLARNLRLGKCPEVEEIQDIVERILLDSPFYKTAKAYIIYREQRNQIRRITIEENVGLMDSYIQRMDWKVKENSNMSYSLQGLNNFISSDITSEYWLNRIYPPEVRDSHNNGDLHIHDLSLLSVYCVGWDLQDLLMEGFKGVAGKVESSPPKHFRTALGQMVNFFYTLQGEAAGAQAMSNFDTLLAPFVRADKLGYKEVRQALQEFVFNINIPTRVGFQTPFTNITMDLVVPGILKDSPVIIGGKYQETTYAEYQDEMDTINNAFAEVMMDGDAKGRVFTFPIPTYNITEDFNWNNPNLENVWKMTGKYGIPYFSNFVNSDMSPDDARSMCCRLRLDNRELKKRGGGLFGANPLTGSIGVVTLNLPRIGFIAETETDFFTRIDRLISIAGQSLTIKRKVLERFTEGNLYPYSKFYLRKIKENAGCYWQNHFSTIGILGMNEACINFLGQGIATKQGQAFSIRVMDHIRTRIEELQAETGEIFNLEATPAEGTTYRFAMKDKQMFPDIICANEDEFSQGKDPFYTNSTQLPVNFTDDLFEALDLQDELQTRYTGGTVLHLFLGEEVTDIEVVKAMVKKVSGNYRLPYFTLTPTFSVCPSHGYISGEHPTCEQCGDETEVYSRVVGYLRPVKQWNNGKQTEFCMRKNFKVA